In a single window of the Candidatus Poribacteria bacterium genome:
- a CDS encoding STAS domain-containing protein translates to MRSVATQTQFEARVVPLDGRLDHQVAHRLREELTRAASGEAPRVVVDMSAVTRVDSAAVGVIVGAFVSIQRAGGRLVLANPNRIVRQVLHTTRLDSVIDIYPTAEAALSHV, encoded by the coding sequence GTGAGGAGCGTTGCCACGCAGACTCAGTTCGAGGCACGGGTCGTGCCACTCGACGGGCGCTTGGATCACCAGGTCGCCCACCGACTGCGCGAGGAACTGACACGCGCCGCCAGCGGAGAGGCTCCGCGCGTCGTCGTCGACATGTCCGCTGTGACACGTGTCGACAGCGCGGCGGTCGGCGTCATCGTGGGGGCGTTCGTGTCGATTCAGCGCGCGGGAGGACGTCTCGTGCTCGCGAATCCCAACCGGATCGTGCGGCAAGTGCTCCACACGACTCGCCTCGATAGCGTCATCGACATCTACCCGACAGCCGAAGCCGCCCTCAGCCACGTCTGA
- a CDS encoding response regulator: MRERILVVDDEPDILDLIELTLRSEEFDVLTARNGIEALEVARTSSPDLVLLDLSMPGMDGFETMEALRADERTSGTPIILLTARVQIADKLRGLSSGADDYITKPFEPDALVSRVLAQLSRSRRVSYSNPLMGAHGEWSNAIEQLARHLEAAAQIQLGLLPREEPRLPGMRVVGMLQSSLDVGGDFYDFIPLDDDKVGVAIADIRGKGIPAALLMVMVRTVLRIVAREEPTPARVIKRINDFLAAETEPDLFATMVYGVIDPRERTFTYANGGHCHPLLVNANRSDAVRLTAGGMLVGVFELAEYVYGTVELDPGDLIVVYTDGLTEAENPSGELFGDGRLGDLTMELARLPADAICDTVRLRLTEFSGTSQRSDDLTVVAIQVTA; this comes from the coding sequence ATGCGCGAGCGTATTCTCGTCGTGGACGACGAACCGGACATCCTCGATCTCATCGAGCTCACATTGCGATCCGAGGAGTTCGACGTTCTCACCGCCCGGAACGGCATCGAAGCTCTGGAGGTCGCGCGAACGTCGAGCCCCGACCTCGTGCTGCTCGATCTGAGCATGCCGGGCATGGACGGATTCGAGACGATGGAAGCCCTGCGCGCCGACGAGCGCACCAGCGGGACGCCCATCATCCTGCTCACCGCTCGCGTCCAGATCGCGGACAAGCTGCGCGGGCTCAGTTCCGGAGCCGACGACTACATCACCAAGCCGTTCGAGCCGGATGCGCTCGTATCGCGTGTCCTCGCGCAGCTCTCGCGGTCGCGTCGAGTGTCCTATTCGAACCCGCTGATGGGGGCTCACGGCGAGTGGTCCAACGCCATCGAACAGTTGGCGCGTCACCTGGAGGCAGCGGCGCAGATCCAACTGGGTCTGCTGCCGCGCGAAGAGCCGCGACTCCCAGGGATGCGCGTTGTCGGAATGCTGCAGAGCAGTCTGGACGTCGGCGGGGATTTCTACGACTTCATCCCGCTCGACGATGACAAGGTAGGGGTTGCCATCGCCGATATCCGAGGCAAGGGCATTCCTGCGGCGTTGCTGATGGTCATGGTGCGGACGGTTCTGCGCATTGTGGCGCGGGAGGAACCGACGCCAGCGCGCGTCATCAAGCGGATCAACGACTTTCTCGCTGCTGAGACGGAACCGGACCTCTTCGCGACGATGGTCTACGGCGTCATCGATCCTCGTGAGCGGACCTTCACCTACGCAAACGGCGGGCACTGCCATCCGCTGCTTGTGAATGCGAACCGATCCGACGCGGTGAGGCTCACTGCCGGCGGCATGCTGGTGGGCGTGTTCGAGCTGGCGGAGTACGTCTATGGAACTGTCGAGCTGGATCCCGGCGACCTGATCGTCGTATACACGGACGGACTGACGGAGGCGGAGAACCCCTCCGGCGAGCTATTCGGCGACGGTCGGCTGGGCGACCTGACGATGGAGTTGGCGCGTTTGCCCGCGGATGCGATCTGTGATACAGTTCGGCTGCGGTTGACAGAGTTCAGCGGCACGAGCCAGCGGTCAGACGATTTGACGGTCGTCGCGATCCAGGTGACAGCTTGA
- the rsmG gene encoding 16S rRNA (guanine(527)-N(7))-methyltransferase RsmG translates to MSSSATSTRKRSGDVSVADLTRSRLQSIGVDIDESQAQAFETCSRLLERWRGKVNLTAVTGVSEIVERHFVDSALCLAHIPAGSVRVADVGTGAGFPGVPVAILREDAQVVLFEPNAKKVAFLHHAAASMRLGNVQIAQLRLEPGDVPNMWQHGFDVVLSRFTASLPWLVWCASELVAPEGRLIAYTRPSLEADAVQVAESEPSLSVRFLTDERVAPARAFAIVRFSERPLGQVVLVESPSVRG, encoded by the coding sequence ATGTCGTCCTCCGCTACCTCCACACGCAAGCGATCCGGTGACGTGTCGGTCGCCGACCTGACCCGATCCCGGCTCCAAAGCATTGGTGTGGACATCGACGAGAGCCAGGCGCAGGCGTTCGAGACGTGTTCCCGACTGTTGGAGCGATGGCGGGGCAAAGTGAACCTCACCGCCGTCACAGGCGTATCTGAGATCGTCGAGCGGCACTTCGTCGATTCGGCGCTCTGCCTGGCGCACATTCCGGCTGGGAGCGTGAGGGTCGCCGACGTGGGCACAGGAGCCGGCTTCCCCGGCGTGCCGGTCGCGATCCTGCGGGAGGACGCGCAGGTCGTCCTCTTCGAGCCGAACGCCAAGAAGGTGGCGTTCCTCCATCACGCCGCCGCCTCGATGCGGCTGGGTAACGTCCAGATCGCACAACTGCGCCTGGAACCGGGAGACGTGCCGAATATGTGGCAACATGGCTTCGACGTGGTGCTGTCTCGGTTCACAGCCTCGCTACCGTGGTTGGTTTGGTGCGCTTCCGAGCTGGTCGCGCCGGAGGGTAGACTGATCGCCTACACGCGCCCATCGCTCGAGGCAGACGCGGTGCAGGTCGCAGAATCGGAGCCGTCGCTGTCTGTGCGGTTCCTCACGGATGAACGCGTCGCACCTGCCAGAGCATTCGCCATCGTACGGTTCTCCGAGAGGCCGTTGGGGCAGGTCGTGCTGGTTGAGTCGCCCAGCGTCCGAGGTTAG
- a CDS encoding HAMP domain-containing protein — MSTPPDRHDAGTRGGIASSRRWLASLNSQLVVMLLLASAIPVVVVVFLPTFGLYSQSRASLESTIGSHLTEVADETMARATAAVEPYRQQVFQLARDVRPHLVEMLRRDPQELAARWSAYGRSMEPSEVDAVTRRLVAALPPSAFFVVADRRGLLFTSSHPTHPFDIQASWWRAAVQKGRFVVGKTSYDRTIPAVWVALSAPVWDRDEIVGGIHVWLPIPSLAEVVRSASLDAVSSDSGRDVTILGRDADDGALYVVARSDDQWATLGDGDWVWVHVEGHEDFDGDAMVVADSLTVEPVGVLSTARQTMTGLAETVKQSLILRHGLRSPLAVSVTVKKSGAFFPEAAQVAMASTQMAPLPKYTVEEDATGVERVYGFRRSSSVLPWSVVVSQPTRVAFTPAQALRERVLWATGLSMAVLVVASVLFARRLVRPIRQITDAVQAIRRGDLQHAIPVTMSNEIGVLVDEFNAMSRTVQETLSRLTDEEKKLSSVLNSVAEGIVYLNLDRRIVLVNPAAEYLLGIELDTTGKVIDDVLSPEAVADIFPDMRARPATGRASSRSATVARGESTVALRIVDSPVLSEDGARMGTVFVLDDVTREKEIEEMKSDFVALVSHELRTPLTSIYGYTRLMLDGKTGAVPDSVRDKLVRIERQALRLSNLIGDLLDLSRIESGRLEVRLEPMSVVDVARQRLDDIRQLSDGRGIELAFECEEGVPDVLGDAERIGQVLTNLLTNAVKFTPEGGQVRVRIRREGNLVSIQVIDNGQGIPSEERQKIFDKFHQVSSVHTRHQGGTGLGLAIAKSIVEAHEGHIWVDSELGKGSDFRFVLPVADPSRQASRRSRATRPA, encoded by the coding sequence GTGAGCACCCCACCTGATCGACACGACGCGGGAACTCGGGGAGGCATCGCGTCCAGCCGCCGGTGGCTCGCGAGTCTCAACAGCCAGTTGGTCGTCATGCTGCTGTTGGCTAGCGCCATTCCGGTCGTCGTCGTCGTCTTCCTGCCGACGTTCGGGCTTTACTCACAGAGCCGGGCATCGCTGGAATCGACCATCGGTTCCCACCTGACGGAAGTCGCCGACGAGACCATGGCTCGCGCCACGGCAGCCGTGGAACCGTATCGCCAGCAGGTGTTCCAGCTTGCGCGCGATGTGCGCCCCCATCTCGTCGAGATGTTGCGGCGAGACCCGCAAGAACTCGCCGCGCGATGGAGCGCCTACGGCAGGTCGATGGAACCTTCGGAGGTCGATGCCGTCACACGTCGGCTGGTCGCCGCTCTGCCTCCGAGCGCCTTCTTCGTCGTCGCGGATCGACGTGGACTGCTCTTTACATCGAGCCACCCGACGCATCCGTTCGATATTCAAGCCTCCTGGTGGCGCGCAGCCGTACAGAAGGGCCGCTTCGTGGTCGGCAAGACGAGTTATGACCGGACGATTCCGGCTGTGTGGGTCGCGCTCTCAGCGCCTGTGTGGGACCGAGACGAGATCGTTGGTGGGATCCACGTCTGGTTGCCGATCCCAAGTCTCGCCGAGGTCGTGAGGTCGGCAAGCCTCGATGCGGTCTCCAGCGACTCGGGACGAGATGTCACGATCCTAGGCCGCGACGCGGACGATGGAGCGCTCTACGTCGTCGCGCGCTCCGACGACCAGTGGGCGACGCTCGGAGACGGCGACTGGGTGTGGGTCCACGTCGAGGGGCACGAGGACTTCGACGGCGACGCCATGGTCGTTGCCGACTCGCTGACGGTGGAACCGGTCGGGGTGCTCTCCACCGCGCGCCAGACGATGACGGGCTTAGCCGAGACCGTCAAGCAATCGCTGATCCTGCGGCATGGACTGCGCTCGCCGCTGGCGGTCAGCGTGACCGTCAAGAAGAGCGGAGCGTTCTTCCCGGAGGCGGCACAAGTCGCCATGGCGTCGACCCAGATGGCTCCTCTGCCCAAGTACACGGTCGAGGAAGACGCGACCGGGGTCGAGCGCGTGTACGGGTTCCGGCGGTCGTCGTCGGTCCTGCCGTGGTCGGTCGTCGTGTCGCAGCCGACGCGCGTTGCCTTCACGCCCGCACAGGCTCTGCGGGAGCGCGTGCTGTGGGCGACGGGGCTGTCGATGGCGGTCCTTGTCGTGGCGTCCGTGCTGTTCGCGCGTCGGCTCGTGAGACCCATCCGACAGATCACCGACGCCGTGCAGGCGATCCGTCGCGGCGACCTGCAGCACGCGATTCCGGTTACCATGAGCAACGAGATCGGCGTGCTGGTCGATGAGTTCAACGCGATGTCGCGCACCGTTCAGGAAACGCTCTCTCGCCTGACCGACGAGGAGAAGAAGCTCAGCTCGGTGCTCAACAGCGTCGCGGAGGGCATCGTCTACCTGAACCTGGACCGGCGGATCGTGCTGGTGAACCCCGCAGCCGAGTACCTCTTGGGCATCGAGCTGGATACCACAGGCAAGGTGATCGACGACGTCCTGAGCCCGGAGGCGGTTGCCGACATCTTCCCGGATATGCGCGCCCGCCCGGCGACGGGACGTGCATCGTCGCGTTCGGCGACGGTCGCTCGGGGCGAATCGACCGTGGCGCTTCGCATCGTGGACAGTCCCGTCCTATCCGAGGATGGCGCGCGCATGGGAACCGTCTTCGTGCTCGACGACGTGACGCGCGAGAAGGAGATCGAGGAGATGAAGTCCGACTTCGTCGCCCTCGTGTCCCACGAGCTGCGGACGCCGCTGACGTCGATCTACGGATACACGCGTCTGATGCTCGACGGGAAGACGGGAGCCGTGCCGGACTCGGTACGCGACAAGCTGGTGCGCATCGAGCGGCAGGCGCTGCGGCTTTCGAACCTGATCGGCGACCTGCTCGACCTTTCGAGGATCGAGTCGGGACGTCTGGAGGTGCGGCTCGAACCGATGTCGGTCGTTGACGTGGCTCGTCAGCGGCTGGACGATATCCGCCAACTGTCGGACGGTCGTGGCATCGAGTTGGCGTTCGAGTGCGAGGAAGGCGTTCCCGATGTCTTGGGCGACGCCGAACGCATCGGGCAGGTATTGACGAACCTGCTGACGAATGCCGTCAAGTTCACGCCCGAAGGCGGCCAAGTGAGGGTACGGATACGGCGGGAGGGGAACCTCGTTTCGATTCAAGTGATCGACAACGGTCAGGGGATTCCGTCGGAGGAACGGCAGAAGATCTTCGACAAGTTCCACCAGGTGAGTAGCGTCCATACGCGGCATCAGGGCGGAACGGGGTTGGGGCTGGCGATTGCCAAGAGCATCGTGGAGGCACACGAGGGTCACATCTGGGTAGACAGCGAACTGGGCAAGGGCAGCGACTTCCGCTTCGTGCTGCCGGTGGCGGATCCCAGTCGTCAGGCTTCCCGCCGAAGCCGAGCCACGAGGCCGGCATAG